In Alosa sapidissima isolate fAloSap1 chromosome 4, fAloSap1.pri, whole genome shotgun sequence, the following are encoded in one genomic region:
- the bap1 gene encoding ubiquitin carboxyl-terminal hydrolase BAP1 isoform X1, producing the protein MNKGWLELESDPGLFTLLVEDFGVKGVQVEEIYDLQSKCQSPVYGFIFLFKWIEERRSRRKVSTLVDETSVIDEEIVNDMFFAHQLIPNSCATHALLSVLLNCSGVELGTTLSRMKAFTKGFSPESKGYAIGNAPELARAHNSHARPEPRHLPEKQNGISAVRTMEAFHFVSYVPIKDRLFELDGLKAYPIDHGPWGEEEEWTDKARRVIMERIGLATAGEPYHDIRFNLMAVVPDRRMKYESKLDLLKRNRQMVLEGLQQVRKLMRVGQSELAQDRKQQQQDSSPEATLPVVKKEPGTTEQTPSTDSPDGVGVSSLAAPATPGRVRGASKPTTLPVGGATIAAPLPPAASPNPIVQRLPAFLDNHNYAKSPMQEEEDLAAGMGRTRVPGPPQPLYSDDEDDYEDEEEEQCTTTGTSSRFRRKAGLRTRGGVSRAGAAMEGQLASVLAEKLKKEALRKDGTTATASGAAGGTGGTPLSVRTEGRVCVTAGSQPSPTPSNESTDTASEIGSAFNSPLRSPARSQATTRPSSPVAAQLTRALFGDEEVALLRLDARHNRAVRELGPNVSSTLLHLQEDGVIYTMPATDAVTEGTKRGSPVEKGSGEKAAASCPAPKEEGKEGPSVEVKEEEGAEPADVKPSKDTLISPESSKPQGEKYSPKVSPVVSTLRGSAILAAATTLNDIYCILVVDAFSLRRSGFLAAATLLHHIYRIRLANGFTLRRSAFLAATTLHYTDRILLADAFIQSHLQKRNNIQATMQRRPWVTIDITTLQRRPWVTIDITTLQRRPLETINSATIHSTTRG; encoded by the exons GGTTGTTTACACTCCTGGTCGAAGACTTTG GGGTGAAGGGTGTTCAGGTGGAGGAGATATATGATCTACAGAGTAAATGTCAAAG TCCTGTATATGGCTTCATTTTCCTGTTTAAATGGATCGAGGAGCGACGATCGAGAAGGAAGGTTTCCACCTTGGTGGATGAAACATCAGTAATTGACGAGGAAATTGTCAATGATATGTTCTTTGCCCATCAG CTGATCCCAAACTCGTGTGCCACCCATGCGCTACTGAGCGTGCTCCTCAACTGCAGTGGGGTGGAGCTGGGAACCACCCTCAGCCGAATGAAGGCATTCACCAAAGGCTTCAGCCCAGAG AGTAAAGGCTATGCCATCGGAAATGCCCCTGAACTGGCCAGAGCGCACAATAGCCATGCTAG ACCGGAGCCAAGGCACCTTCCTGAGAAACAGAATGGCATCAGTGCTGTGCGGACAATGGAAGCCTTCCATTTCGTCAGCTATGTACCCATCAAGGACAGGCTGTTTGAACTGGATGGCCTCAAAGCCTATCCTATTGATCATG GTCcttggggagaggaggaggagtggactGATAAAGCCCGCCGAGTGATCATGGAGAGGATCGGACTGGCCACAGCAGG GGAGCCGTACCACGATATCCGGTTCAACCTGATGGCCGTAGTGCCGGACCGGCGTATGAAGTATGAGTCCAAACTGGACCTTCTCAAGCGGAACAGGCAAATGGTTCTGGAAGGCCTGCAGCAGGTCAGAAAG TTGATGCGGGTGGGTCAGTCAGAGCTGGCCCAGGACcgtaagcagcagcagcaggactcCTCTCCAGAGGCCACTCTGCCTGTGGTGAAGAAGGAGCCAGGGACTACAGAGCAGACTCCCTCAACAG ATTCTCCAGACGGTGTGGGCGTCTCCTCTCTTGCAGCTCCAGCTACTCCCGGCCGTGTCCGAGGGGCCAGCAAGCCCACCACCCTGCCAGTAGGGGGCGCTACAATAGCCGCGCCTCTTCCCCCTGCGGCCAGCCCCAACCCCATCGTCCAGCGGCTCCCCGCCTTCCTGGACAACCACAACTATGCCAAGTCACCCATGCAG gaggaggaggatctgGCAGCAGGCATGGGTCGCACCAGGGTTCCTGGACCTCCTCAGCCCCTGTACTCAGATGATGAAGATGACtatgaggatgaagaggaggaacaATGTACTACCACTGGCACTTCCAGCAg GTTCCGGCGGAAGGCAGGTCTGCGAACGCGAGGCGGAGTCAGTCGTGCTGGGGCGGCCATGGAGGGGCAGCTGGCGAGCGTGCTGGCGGAGAAGCTCAAGAAGGAGGCACTGCGGAAGGACGGCACGACGGCGACCGCCTCGGGCGCAGCGGGCGGCACTGGGGGCACCCCGCTGTCTGTGCGCACGGAGGGGCGTGTGTGCGTGACGGCCGGCTCGCAACCCTCACCCACGCCCAGCAACGAGAGCACTGACACGGCGTCGGAGATCGGCAGCGCCTTCAACTCGCCGCTGCGCTCGCCGGCGCGTTCCCAGGCGACCACGCGGCCCTCCAGCCCCGTGGCCGCCCAGCTGACCCGTGCCCTCTTCGGGGACGAGGAGGTGGCTCTGCTACGCCTGGACGCCAGGCACAATCGCGCCGTCAGGGAGCTGGGGCCCAACGTCAGCTCCACTCTGCTCCACCTGCAGGAGGACGGGGTCATCTACACCATGCCCGCCACAG ACGCAGTGACTGAGGGCACCAAGAGGGGGAGCCCTGTGGAGAAGGGCAGTGGTGAGAAGGCGGCGGCCAGCTGCCCTGCCCCAAAGGAAGAGGGGAAGGAGGGACCCTCggtggaggtgaaggaggaggaaggagcagAACCAGCGGACGTCAAGCCCAGCAAAGACACTCTCATCTCTCCAGAGAGCAGCAAGCCCCAGGGGGAGAAGTACTCTCCTAAGGTCAGTCCAGTGGTGTCCACTCTTAGGGGGTCTGCCATCCTAGCTGCTGCTACtacat taaatgaCATTTACTGTATTCTTGTAGTAGACGCTTTCAGTCTGAGGAGATCTGGATTCCTAGCTGCTGCTACTCTATTACATCACATTTATCGTATTCGTTTAGCAAACGGTTTCACTCTGAGGAGGTCTGCCTTCCTAGCTGctactacattacattacactgaCCGTATTCttttagcagacgctttcatccaaagccatttacaaaagaggaataacattcaagctacaatgcagaggagaccttggGTAACAATAGATATTACTACGCTACAGAGGAGACCTTGGGTAACAATAGATATTACTACGCTACAGAGGAGACCTTTGGAAACAATAAATTCTGCAACAATACATAGTACTActagaggatga
- the bap1 gene encoding ubiquitin carboxyl-terminal hydrolase BAP1 isoform X2, which produces MNKGWLELESDPGLFTLLVEDFGVKGVQVEEIYDLQSKCQSPVYGFIFLFKWIEERRSRRKVSTLVDETSVIDEEIVNDMFFAHQLIPNSCATHALLSVLLNCSGVELGTTLSRMKAFTKGFSPESKGYAIGNAPELARAHNSHARPEPRHLPEKQNGISAVRTMEAFHFVSYVPIKDRLFELDGLKAYPIDHGPWGEEEEWTDKARRVIMERIGLATAGEPYHDIRFNLMAVVPDRRMKYESKLDLLKRNRQMVLEGLQQLMRVGQSELAQDRKQQQQDSSPEATLPVVKKEPGTTEQTPSTDSPDGVGVSSLAAPATPGRVRGASKPTTLPVGGATIAAPLPPAASPNPIVQRLPAFLDNHNYAKSPMQEEEDLAAGMGRTRVPGPPQPLYSDDEDDYEDEEEEQCTTTGTSSRFRRKAGLRTRGGVSRAGAAMEGQLASVLAEKLKKEALRKDGTTATASGAAGGTGGTPLSVRTEGRVCVTAGSQPSPTPSNESTDTASEIGSAFNSPLRSPARSQATTRPSSPVAAQLTRALFGDEEVALLRLDARHNRAVRELGPNVSSTLLHLQEDGVIYTMPATDAVTEGTKRGSPVEKGSGEKAAASCPAPKEEGKEGPSVEVKEEEGAEPADVKPSKDTLISPESSKPQGEKYSPKVSPVVSTLRGSAILAAATTLNDIYCILVVDAFSLRRSGFLAAATLLHHIYRIRLANGFTLRRSAFLAATTLHYTDRILLADAFIQSHLQKRNNIQATMQRRPWVTIDITTLQRRPWVTIDITTLQRRPLETINSATIHSTTRG; this is translated from the exons GGTTGTTTACACTCCTGGTCGAAGACTTTG GGGTGAAGGGTGTTCAGGTGGAGGAGATATATGATCTACAGAGTAAATGTCAAAG TCCTGTATATGGCTTCATTTTCCTGTTTAAATGGATCGAGGAGCGACGATCGAGAAGGAAGGTTTCCACCTTGGTGGATGAAACATCAGTAATTGACGAGGAAATTGTCAATGATATGTTCTTTGCCCATCAG CTGATCCCAAACTCGTGTGCCACCCATGCGCTACTGAGCGTGCTCCTCAACTGCAGTGGGGTGGAGCTGGGAACCACCCTCAGCCGAATGAAGGCATTCACCAAAGGCTTCAGCCCAGAG AGTAAAGGCTATGCCATCGGAAATGCCCCTGAACTGGCCAGAGCGCACAATAGCCATGCTAG ACCGGAGCCAAGGCACCTTCCTGAGAAACAGAATGGCATCAGTGCTGTGCGGACAATGGAAGCCTTCCATTTCGTCAGCTATGTACCCATCAAGGACAGGCTGTTTGAACTGGATGGCCTCAAAGCCTATCCTATTGATCATG GTCcttggggagaggaggaggagtggactGATAAAGCCCGCCGAGTGATCATGGAGAGGATCGGACTGGCCACAGCAGG GGAGCCGTACCACGATATCCGGTTCAACCTGATGGCCGTAGTGCCGGACCGGCGTATGAAGTATGAGTCCAAACTGGACCTTCTCAAGCGGAACAGGCAAATGGTTCTGGAAGGCCTGCAGCAG TTGATGCGGGTGGGTCAGTCAGAGCTGGCCCAGGACcgtaagcagcagcagcaggactcCTCTCCAGAGGCCACTCTGCCTGTGGTGAAGAAGGAGCCAGGGACTACAGAGCAGACTCCCTCAACAG ATTCTCCAGACGGTGTGGGCGTCTCCTCTCTTGCAGCTCCAGCTACTCCCGGCCGTGTCCGAGGGGCCAGCAAGCCCACCACCCTGCCAGTAGGGGGCGCTACAATAGCCGCGCCTCTTCCCCCTGCGGCCAGCCCCAACCCCATCGTCCAGCGGCTCCCCGCCTTCCTGGACAACCACAACTATGCCAAGTCACCCATGCAG gaggaggaggatctgGCAGCAGGCATGGGTCGCACCAGGGTTCCTGGACCTCCTCAGCCCCTGTACTCAGATGATGAAGATGACtatgaggatgaagaggaggaacaATGTACTACCACTGGCACTTCCAGCAg GTTCCGGCGGAAGGCAGGTCTGCGAACGCGAGGCGGAGTCAGTCGTGCTGGGGCGGCCATGGAGGGGCAGCTGGCGAGCGTGCTGGCGGAGAAGCTCAAGAAGGAGGCACTGCGGAAGGACGGCACGACGGCGACCGCCTCGGGCGCAGCGGGCGGCACTGGGGGCACCCCGCTGTCTGTGCGCACGGAGGGGCGTGTGTGCGTGACGGCCGGCTCGCAACCCTCACCCACGCCCAGCAACGAGAGCACTGACACGGCGTCGGAGATCGGCAGCGCCTTCAACTCGCCGCTGCGCTCGCCGGCGCGTTCCCAGGCGACCACGCGGCCCTCCAGCCCCGTGGCCGCCCAGCTGACCCGTGCCCTCTTCGGGGACGAGGAGGTGGCTCTGCTACGCCTGGACGCCAGGCACAATCGCGCCGTCAGGGAGCTGGGGCCCAACGTCAGCTCCACTCTGCTCCACCTGCAGGAGGACGGGGTCATCTACACCATGCCCGCCACAG ACGCAGTGACTGAGGGCACCAAGAGGGGGAGCCCTGTGGAGAAGGGCAGTGGTGAGAAGGCGGCGGCCAGCTGCCCTGCCCCAAAGGAAGAGGGGAAGGAGGGACCCTCggtggaggtgaaggaggaggaaggagcagAACCAGCGGACGTCAAGCCCAGCAAAGACACTCTCATCTCTCCAGAGAGCAGCAAGCCCCAGGGGGAGAAGTACTCTCCTAAGGTCAGTCCAGTGGTGTCCACTCTTAGGGGGTCTGCCATCCTAGCTGCTGCTACtacat taaatgaCATTTACTGTATTCTTGTAGTAGACGCTTTCAGTCTGAGGAGATCTGGATTCCTAGCTGCTGCTACTCTATTACATCACATTTATCGTATTCGTTTAGCAAACGGTTTCACTCTGAGGAGGTCTGCCTTCCTAGCTGctactacattacattacactgaCCGTATTCttttagcagacgctttcatccaaagccatttacaaaagaggaataacattcaagctacaatgcagaggagaccttggGTAACAATAGATATTACTACGCTACAGAGGAGACCTTGGGTAACAATAGATATTACTACGCTACAGAGGAGACCTTTGGAAACAATAAATTCTGCAACAATACATAGTACTActagaggatga